In one bacterium genomic region, the following are encoded:
- a CDS encoding polysaccharide biosynthesis tyrosine autokinase yields the protein MQDAQVKQGLDAQAIISTILRHKLVVLSAFLIFTSIITFYSVSKPTIYRSSSIMFFDNSSSNPMLDILDKNGSIPRIDFGYYEIIMTTDIFNVLLRQDLRTDLLKQRDAEYVESALEGFQTSQITMKPYKEAAQFIEIAAVSYDSFLVQKLVTVATDLLKRRTAELDKEGLIKGIDFIDEQIELTKNNLEKTELALQALKKKTDMTSKDEEGPLNKIILMKDKLAELETQKQVRESNLNALNSQLDSIQRRMTGNAVKPENESKEESKLKNQIEELNARKVQIFERLGADAYENVEVKKIDQQISQLRDKYYALLSAVDTDGEKPIVGDLNELWKNVFGKKNNEEIELILLKGQARLYAGLIRNFELKNPNLLQDAIDITRLSRSKQVYEETLSSLIKQKENFSIQMYGTTGNLKIIDPAKPPIPIYNKVFTTIFIGAMVGLLIGVALAFGIEYLDTTIKSIETIAGITNIPIIGKIPPIPREDLAENANGVGQLTTKIFGKKIDDEDDDKNMIRKKAMISQLNARSFISERYRALRTNIQFANIDTPMRSILVGSSGPGEGKTTTAVNLAISFSDMGHKVCLVDTDLRKPKHHLLFEINESPGLTDVVLNNTDLSSAIQSTFVKNLNVITGGADAQNHTEIFSSMRMNFLMNELEKKFDMVIYDTPPILLLTDSIILASRVDGVVIVTKYGVTQKQYLQNAIASLNTVRANVIGIVLNEFQYEKKGYYEYAYDNYYVNSEANKSKVGNNI from the coding sequence ATGCAAGATGCTCAAGTTAAACAAGGTTTAGACGCGCAGGCGATTATTAGTACGATACTGCGGCATAAACTGGTCGTTTTGTCTGCTTTCCTAATTTTTACATCTATAATCACGTTCTATTCCGTTTCGAAGCCTACCATATACCGATCCTCGTCGATCATGTTTTTTGATAACTCGAGCAGTAATCCGATGCTGGATATTCTCGATAAAAACGGGAGTATCCCGAGGATCGACTTTGGATACTACGAGATAATCATGACAACCGATATTTTTAATGTTCTTTTAAGACAAGATTTGAGAACCGATCTGTTAAAGCAACGAGATGCGGAATATGTGGAATCGGCACTGGAAGGTTTTCAAACATCCCAGATTACGATGAAACCGTATAAAGAAGCTGCACAGTTTATTGAAATAGCGGCAGTATCCTATGATTCGTTTTTAGTTCAAAAGCTCGTAACGGTTGCTACCGATCTGCTAAAAAGACGGACGGCAGAACTGGACAAAGAAGGATTGATCAAAGGGATTGATTTTATCGATGAACAAATCGAGCTCACTAAAAATAATCTGGAAAAAACAGAATTAGCTCTTCAAGCATTGAAGAAAAAAACGGACATGACTTCTAAAGATGAGGAAGGCCCTTTAAATAAGATCATTTTAATGAAGGACAAGCTTGCGGAACTGGAAACGCAGAAACAAGTACGTGAATCCAATTTGAATGCGCTAAATTCACAATTGGATTCCATTCAGCGCCGGATGACCGGCAACGCGGTTAAGCCTGAAAACGAATCAAAGGAAGAATCAAAACTTAAAAACCAAATTGAAGAATTGAATGCAAGAAAAGTACAAATTTTTGAAAGACTCGGAGCAGATGCGTACGAAAATGTTGAAGTCAAAAAAATTGACCAGCAAATCAGCCAGCTTCGCGATAAATATTACGCACTACTTTCTGCTGTCGATACCGACGGCGAAAAACCGATCGTCGGCGATTTAAACGAGCTTTGGAAAAATGTATTCGGGAAAAAGAATAACGAAGAAATTGAGTTGATTTTACTAAAAGGGCAAGCGCGTTTATACGCAGGATTGATCCGTAATTTTGAACTCAAAAATCCAAACCTTTTGCAAGACGCAATTGACATCACCCGTTTAAGCCGATCAAAACAAGTTTATGAAGAAACTCTGAGTTCGCTCATCAAACAAAAAGAAAATTTCTCTATCCAAATGTACGGCACGACAGGTAATTTGAAGATCATAGATCCAGCTAAGCCGCCGATTCCGATCTATAATAAAGTGTTTACAACGATCTTTATCGGAGCGATGGTCGGCCTATTGATTGGCGTGGCTCTGGCGTTTGGGATAGAGTACCTGGATACAACCATCAAGAGCATAGAAACGATCGCCGGCATTACTAATATTCCTATCATTGGAAAGATACCTCCGATTCCTCGCGAAGACTTGGCAGAGAACGCCAACGGCGTCGGCCAGTTGACGACTAAAATCTTTGGAAAGAAAATAGATGATGAGGACGATGATAAAAACATGATCCGAAAAAAAGCAATGATTTCCCAACTTAACGCCCGCTCTTTTATTTCTGAAAGGTATCGCGCGTTGAGAACGAATATTCAGTTTGCAAATATTGATACGCCGATGCGTTCGATATTAGTCGGAAGTTCCGGTCCCGGAGAAGGTAAGACCACCACTGCGGTAAACTTAGCCATTTCTTTTTCAGATATGGGCCATAAAGTATGTTTGGTTGATACCGATCTAAGAAAACCGAAGCACCATTTGCTCTTTGAGATCAATGAATCTCCCGGATTAACGGACGTCGTATTGAATAATACCGATCTGAGTTCGGCCATTCAATCGACCTTCGTAAAAAATCTCAACGTAATTACCGGTGGAGCGGATGCGCAGAATCACACCGAAATATTTTCTTCCATGCGCATGAATTTCCTGATGAATGAACTTGAAAAGAAGTTTGATATGGTTATATATGATACGCCGCCCATTTTGTTGCTGACCGATTCTATAATATTGGCTTCACGTGTTGACGGCGTAGTTATAGTAACAAAATACGGCGTGACTCAAAAACAATATCTTCAAAACGCTATTGCCTCATTGAATACCGTTCGGGCCAATGTGATTGGCATCGTACTGAACGAATTTCAGTACGAGAAAAAAGGCTATTATGAATACGCATACGATAATTATTATGTCAACTCTGAAGCGAACAAGTCGAAAGTGGGTAACAATATATGA
- a CDS encoding flippase-like domain-containing protein, whose translation MLKRLFWLLLNIGISVFFIWLAVRGIDFDELTKSFWGVSIGFVFFSVALNLFSCWLRALRWQYLLLPIKKIRTSNVFSALMIGFMVNNVLPFRLGEFVRGYALKQSDNISFSASIGTVVVERIIDVLTLLMIFGFILLLFPFPEWVKNGSVLVAAIVAVSIFILFMLVKRTDWTLKLVHRSVSFFSVTLAYKIDKIVKSFIEGVSFLHSAKSYVIITVLSVVIWGTYIYVMYAMFYAVHFELLYQLDMLGATVVMVFTSFAIMIPAAPGYVGTFHEIAKQSLMLLNVDKEHALGFAIIFHASHYISVTGIGFIYFFKNRLKLKDALHSADAAEQPIN comes from the coding sequence GTGTTGAAGAGACTTTTTTGGTTATTATTGAATATCGGTATCAGCGTATTTTTTATATGGCTGGCGGTTAGAGGAATTGATTTTGATGAACTCACAAAATCTTTTTGGGGTGTAAGTATAGGTTTTGTTTTCTTTTCAGTTGCATTGAATTTGTTCAGTTGCTGGCTCCGGGCGCTTCGTTGGCAATATCTGCTTCTGCCGATAAAAAAAATTCGAACGTCTAATGTGTTTTCCGCTTTAATGATTGGTTTTATGGTCAACAATGTTCTCCCGTTTCGGTTAGGCGAATTTGTAAGAGGGTATGCGCTCAAACAGTCTGACAACATTTCATTTAGCGCTTCGATAGGCACGGTGGTGGTTGAACGTATCATCGATGTACTGACTTTATTGATGATTTTCGGATTCATCTTATTGCTGTTTCCTTTTCCGGAGTGGGTAAAAAACGGCAGTGTATTGGTAGCTGCAATAGTTGCCGTATCAATTTTTATTCTTTTCATGCTGGTAAAGAGAACCGATTGGACACTGAAGTTAGTTCACAGGTCAGTCAGCTTTTTTTCAGTCACATTGGCCTATAAGATCGATAAAATTGTAAAATCCTTTATTGAAGGCGTCAGTTTTTTACATTCAGCTAAATCGTATGTGATCATTACGGTTTTAAGCGTTGTGATCTGGGGCACTTATATTTATGTTATGTATGCAATGTTCTACGCGGTTCACTTTGAGTTGCTGTATCAGCTGGATATGCTAGGGGCTACGGTTGTGATGGTATTTACTTCTTTTGCTATAATGATTCCTGCCGCGCCGGGCTATGTCGGAACCTTTCATGAAATCGCAAAACAAAGTTTGATGTTGTTGAATGTGGACAAAGAACATGCATTGGGATTTGCTATTATTTTTCATGCCAGCCATTATATTTCAGTTACAGGAATCGGATTTATTTATTTTTTTAAAAATCGCTTAAAACTAAAAGATGCTTTACATTCCGCCGACGCAGCGGAACAACCTATAAACTAA
- a CDS encoding outer membrane lipoprotein carrier protein LolA: MNCIKLAALFFFITANLSAGEDAQSIIKKIQNKYKKTESFTFNFDYHFKWKLTGQHQDLQGKLYFKKENNIRYELGQQLNITNGEVVWQYSELNNQVLIDKLKKNSKSLFMPKYFLYDYLDKFIAEVIKIETVKDRLIYVLKLDPRDRDDFVQSMKIWVPADTWITEKIEYTDLEGNSISYEFTHVEIDRALDPKLFNFQVEQGMEVIDLR; this comes from the coding sequence ATGAACTGTATCAAATTAGCGGCGTTGTTCTTTTTCATTACGGCGAACTTGTCGGCCGGTGAAGACGCACAGTCGATCATAAAAAAAATTCAGAATAAATATAAAAAAACTGAAAGTTTTACTTTCAATTTTGATTATCATTTCAAGTGGAAACTGACGGGACAACATCAGGATCTGCAGGGAAAACTTTATTTCAAAAAAGAAAATAATATTCGGTATGAATTAGGGCAGCAGCTTAATATTACTAACGGCGAAGTCGTTTGGCAATATTCGGAATTGAATAATCAGGTGCTCATTGACAAGCTAAAAAAGAACAGTAAAAGCCTTTTCATGCCCAAGTATTTTCTCTATGACTATCTCGACAAGTTTATTGCTGAAGTTATTAAGATAGAAACGGTGAAAGATCGGCTGATTTATGTTCTGAAACTGGATCCGAGAGACCGGGATGATTTTGTGCAAAGCATGAAGATATGGGTTCCTGCAGACACGTGGATAACCGAAAAGATCGAGTATACGGATCTCGAAGGCAATTCCATTTCATACGAATTTACGCATGTTGAGATTGACCGCGCTCTGGATCCGAAGTTGTTCAACTTTCAGGTGGAACAGGGAATGGAAGTTATTGATCTGCGCTAA
- a CDS encoding DNA translocase FtsK: protein MQSKKKTSPKTRTSGTAKPKIPQKPPPKKGLNLNLSTKLKEEIVGILLMTFCVLLLLAIVSHRPNEHPASIMELWRANQLANFLGVVGAYISYYLVYYTFGYAFIAVPTLFFVCGWLLFTHRSIFLVNQFAFYILTLMVIVSTWLALPYTDVPGAGWSASGFLGGMIATQLFIWLNKFGSIAIWVVVSLVWVIMVTRISIADLIPAIKYIFVTSYRQTTETISKFKNRQSALLEEEKRKTEKLAVQDGETLSGNASEALIQEGEKPFIPQYLKKENQVEDAVPPDQSTPNVVEEKKPEVPVENTKPKFINETTGTKEIQKITKTEVKPNEKNDDITGFESGMDTQFMRDVKSLGHIEKQFVIPSIDFDNTQEVRELEAADRIAKKMEGIESTTESAQSAKFKEKTEENPTVDLSNVDFKDIAKNAFDAEHGDDYLRVDTDQVEQPDLSFKKEETRDDQEISEEQEPVTDEAGEFELRHELIESTDVNEINDEKPIEKTKVVSAKEQIFDTEIDFDKENQAARKRYRHPSLDLLEPTQEIEKLTEEQIQELDQKIHLIIKTLSEFGIDTKVVATEYNGPVVAIYQLELPTGLKISKITGLEDELALSMKVKSVRMVPVTSKGTIQVEIPKPKASPVLIRSLFEDKYFKNVKHKYKLGLALGKTIDGEIHFEDLAKMPHLLIAGTTGSGKSVGVNSFITSLLYQFDPSDVKFVMVDPKKVELALYRRLKDHHLICLRNQRGEIMEDVITKPENAKLMLKALVEEMEDRYEKLAHANVRNIEDYNKRWHDGSLPDDGKTHHYKLEYIVAIIDELADLMMTAPREVETSITRLAQMARAVGIHLIVATQRPSVDVLTGLIKANFPARIAYQVRSKIDSRTILDMGGAELLLGKGDMLYLPPGAMPIRIQNAFTSTRETESIVEYISKMPPFPRKDFVMKEEPRENVDGESEAGAYDALFNEALDIVVKHNQGSASLLQRRLSIGYARAARIVDQLERAGVVTAQDGGKARQVLITEDQVAMYRA from the coding sequence ATGCAATCAAAGAAAAAAACTAGTCCGAAAACAAGAACGTCCGGGACCGCAAAGCCTAAGATTCCTCAAAAACCACCGCCAAAAAAAGGTTTAAATCTCAACTTGAGCACGAAACTCAAAGAAGAGATTGTAGGTATTTTGTTAATGACCTTCTGCGTTCTCTTGCTGCTTGCGATTGTTTCACACCGACCCAATGAACATCCGGCGAGTATTATGGAGTTATGGCGGGCGAACCAACTTGCAAATTTTCTCGGCGTCGTTGGTGCGTATATTTCATACTATCTTGTTTATTACACGTTCGGTTATGCATTTATAGCGGTGCCGACTTTGTTTTTCGTTTGCGGATGGCTGCTATTTACACACAGGAGTATTTTTCTTGTCAATCAGTTTGCGTTTTATATTCTCACACTGATGGTTATCGTGTCGACGTGGTTAGCTTTGCCTTATACCGACGTTCCCGGCGCGGGCTGGAGTGCGAGCGGGTTTTTAGGCGGGATGATCGCCACACAGTTATTTATTTGGTTAAATAAATTCGGCTCCATCGCAATATGGGTTGTGGTATCGCTTGTCTGGGTGATCATGGTTACACGCATCAGCATTGCAGATCTTATACCGGCTATTAAATATATTTTTGTAACTTCTTATCGCCAAACGACAGAAACCATTTCCAAATTTAAAAATCGCCAGAGCGCATTACTAGAAGAAGAAAAACGAAAAACTGAAAAGCTCGCCGTTCAGGATGGGGAAACATTGAGCGGGAATGCGTCGGAAGCCCTCATTCAAGAAGGAGAAAAGCCGTTTATTCCGCAATATTTAAAGAAAGAAAATCAAGTCGAAGACGCGGTTCCTCCTGACCAGAGTACACCCAATGTCGTTGAGGAAAAGAAGCCGGAAGTGCCTGTCGAAAACACAAAACCAAAATTCATTAATGAAACGACCGGCACCAAAGAAATTCAGAAAATTACAAAGACTGAAGTTAAGCCTAACGAAAAGAACGATGACATTACGGGTTTTGAATCCGGTATGGATACCCAGTTTATGCGTGACGTCAAGTCGCTGGGACACATCGAAAAACAGTTTGTAATTCCGTCGATTGATTTTGACAATACCCAAGAGGTGAGAGAACTGGAAGCGGCGGATAGAATAGCCAAAAAAATGGAAGGCATCGAAAGTACGACGGAGTCTGCACAATCCGCAAAGTTCAAAGAAAAAACCGAGGAAAATCCGACAGTCGATTTATCTAATGTAGACTTTAAGGACATTGCTAAAAACGCATTTGATGCCGAACATGGCGACGATTATCTGAGAGTGGATACGGATCAGGTAGAACAACCAGACTTGTCTTTCAAAAAAGAGGAGACTCGTGACGATCAGGAAATTTCGGAAGAACAAGAGCCGGTTACGGATGAAGCAGGGGAATTCGAGCTCCGGCACGAATTAATAGAGAGCACTGATGTAAATGAAATCAATGACGAAAAACCGATTGAAAAAACTAAAGTTGTATCTGCGAAGGAACAAATATTTGATACGGAGATTGATTTTGATAAAGAGAATCAGGCGGCGCGAAAACGTTACCGTCACCCGTCGCTGGATCTTTTGGAACCGACGCAGGAAATTGAGAAGTTAACCGAAGAACAAATTCAGGAGTTGGATCAAAAAATTCATCTTATTATCAAGACCCTTTCTGAATTCGGCATTGACACAAAAGTAGTTGCCACCGAATACAACGGGCCGGTGGTTGCAATATATCAATTAGAATTACCTACCGGATTAAAAATTTCGAAGATCACCGGTTTGGAGGATGAGTTGGCATTGTCAATGAAAGTAAAGTCGGTGCGAATGGTTCCGGTCACTTCCAAGGGAACCATACAAGTTGAGATTCCAAAACCGAAAGCCTCGCCGGTATTGATCCGTAGTTTATTTGAAGACAAATATTTTAAGAACGTAAAACATAAATACAAGTTAGGGTTGGCGCTCGGCAAGACCATCGACGGTGAAATTCATTTCGAGGATCTTGCGAAGATGCCGCATCTTCTGATAGCAGGTACTACGGGTTCCGGTAAAAGCGTCGGCGTCAATTCGTTTATCACCAGTTTGCTGTATCAATTTGATCCTTCGGATGTGAAGTTCGTCATGGTTGACCCGAAAAAAGTTGAGCTGGCTCTATACCGGCGTTTGAAAGATCATCATCTGATCTGCTTGCGCAATCAGCGCGGCGAGATCATGGAAGACGTGATTACAAAACCGGAAAATGCAAAACTGATGCTAAAGGCGCTCGTAGAGGAGATGGAGGACCGTTACGAAAAACTGGCTCACGCAAATGTTCGCAATATCGAAGATTATAATAAGCGCTGGCATGATGGCAGTCTGCCTGACGATGGAAAGACTCACCACTACAAGCTGGAATATATCGTGGCGATCATAGACGAATTAGCCGATCTTATGATGACGGCGCCGCGGGAAGTGGAAACGTCGATCACACGTTTGGCGCAAATGGCGCGCGCGGTCGGCATTCACCTGATCGTAGCGACACAACGCCCGTCCGTCGATGTACTCACGGGATTGATCAAGGCTAATTTTCCGGCGCGAATCGCTTATCAGGTGCGCAGCAAGATCGACTCTCGAACCATTCTCGATATGGGCGGGGCGGAACTACTGCTCGGTAAGGGCGACATGTTGTATCTCCCGCCAGGTGCGATGCCTATTCGAATTCAAAATGCCTTTACATCCACGCGGGAAACGGAATCGATCGTGGAGTATATCAGCAAGATGCCGCCATTTCCAAGAAAAGATTTTGTCATGAAAGAAGAACCGCGAGAAAATGTAGACGGTGAATCTGAAGCCGGCGCTTACGACGCACTTTTTAATGAAGCGTTGGATATCGTAGTAAAACACAACCAAGGCTCCGCCTCACTTTTACAGCGTAGGCTCAGTATCGGCTATGCACGGGCGGCACGGATAGTGGATCAGTTAGAGCGGGCCGGAGTCGTAACGGCGCAGGACGGCGGTAAGGCGCGGCAGGTATTGATCACGGAAGATCAGGTTGCGATGTACAGAGCGTAA
- the gcvT gene encoding glycine cleavage system aminomethyltransferase GcvT, whose protein sequence is MKKTPFYDKHVAAGAKMAEFAGYYMPIRYDGDIVEHQRVRTNVGVFDVTHMGEFYVSGGGAMEFLQKMTVNDVSKLALHQAQYSAMCKPDGGIVDDLIVYRFADKFMLVVNAANLEKDFNWLKSHCPANVKLENVSDTIALLAIQGPNAQNVLQQLTSVNLSNIKFYWFDEGEVDGVPMTISRTGYTGEIGYELYFDEKYGDKIWNAVMKAGEKYNIGLAGLGARDTLRLEMKYCLYGNDIDETTHPLEAGLGWITKLKKGDFNGRDVMLKAKEKGLTRLLIGLEVDGKIPARHGYEVMKDGEKVGIITSGTFSPTLQKAIAMAYVDTRFSEIGTTLTVNARGRSLTAKVIPTPFYNGNPSK, encoded by the coding sequence ATAAAAAAGACGCCATTCTATGACAAACATGTCGCGGCCGGCGCAAAGATGGCTGAATTTGCCGGGTACTATATGCCGATCCGTTATGACGGAGATATCGTAGAGCATCAGCGTGTGCGAACGAACGTCGGCGTTTTTGACGTGACGCACATGGGCGAATTTTATGTCAGCGGCGGCGGCGCGATGGAATTTCTGCAGAAAATGACCGTCAATGACGTTTCTAAACTGGCTTTGCATCAGGCGCAATACAGCGCGATGTGTAAACCCGACGGCGGTATTGTAGACGACCTTATCGTGTATCGGTTTGCAGATAAATTCATGCTGGTCGTGAATGCGGCAAACTTAGAAAAGGATTTTAATTGGCTGAAATCGCACTGTCCTGCCAATGTGAAGTTAGAGAATGTCAGCGATACTATTGCGCTGCTCGCCATACAAGGGCCCAATGCGCAGAACGTTCTTCAGCAGTTGACATCCGTCAATTTATCGAATATCAAATTCTATTGGTTCGATGAAGGCGAAGTGGACGGCGTACCCATGACGATTTCACGAACGGGGTATACCGGCGAAATAGGGTATGAACTTTATTTTGATGAGAAATACGGCGACAAGATTTGGAATGCAGTGATGAAAGCCGGCGAAAAATATAATATCGGCCTTGCGGGATTAGGCGCAAGGGATACGCTCCGTTTGGAAATGAAATATTGTTTATATGGAAACGATATTGACGAAACTACGCACCCGCTGGAAGCAGGCCTAGGCTGGATCACGAAATTAAAAAAAGGCGACTTTAACGGGCGCGACGTTATGCTGAAGGCCAAAGAAAAAGGTCTAACACGTTTGTTGATCGGCTTAGAGGTTGACGGGAAAATACCGGCGCGCCACGGGTACGAAGTTATGAAGGACGGGGAAAAAGTTGGGATCATCACCAGCGGAACTTTTTCGCCGACGCTTCAGAAAGCGATCGCAATGGCGTACGTGGATACACGGTTTTCCGAAATCGGAACCACATTAACCGTAAATGCGCGCGGACGGAGCCTGACAGCTAAAGTTATTCCGACTCCATTTTACAACGGTAATCCGAGTAAATAA
- a CDS encoding four helix bundle protein codes for MQNDKSKFKHEFKKRLYAFTLKLIEFIDKLPNDNVSRRLGDQLLRSGTSIIGNYVEGQSASSKKDYINYINTSLKSANESKLWLSLLKDSKRVALTEVEGLLNELNEFSNIFASSILTLKNRK; via the coding sequence ATGCAAAATGACAAATCAAAATTTAAACATGAGTTTAAGAAACGTTTGTACGCGTTTACGCTTAAGTTGATTGAATTTATCGATAAATTACCAAACGATAATGTTTCCAGAAGATTAGGTGACCAATTGTTGAGAAGCGGGACAAGTATTATCGGTAATTATGTGGAAGGACAGTCGGCAAGCAGTAAAAAGGATTATATAAATTATATTAATACTTCTTTGAAGTCAGCTAACGAAAGCAAATTATGGCTTTCCTTATTGAAAGATTCAAAACGGGTTGCATTGACAGAAGTTGAAGGGCTATTAAACGAATTGAACGAATTTTCAAATATTTTCGCGTCAAGCATATTAACACTTAAAAACCGAAAATAG
- a CDS encoding pyridoxal phosphate-dependent aminotransferase, with amino-acid sequence MSSFQVPLARSMGRLGTETAFEVLVRAKALEAQGRDVVHLEIGEPDFNTPANISEAAIKAIHDGWTHYGPAAGLPELRKAIAEYISKTRKIDVVPDEVVVTPGGKPIIFFPILALIEEGDEVIYPNPGFPIYESMIKFVGGKAVPLRISEEKNFTIDVNELKSKINSKTKLIIINSPANPTGGVFTQQDIQDIADIVKNYNCYVMSDEIYSRIMYGSEHFSISSLPGMKERTIILDGFSKTYAMTGWRAGYGVMNKDLAAMVAKLMTNSNSCTNSFVQRACVEALQGSQSEVDKMVAEFQKRRDFIVDGLNKIKGFSCKKPLGAFYVFPNITKTGMESKKLADYLLNEAGVAALSGTAFGEYGQGYLRLSYANSIENIAKALEKIDQAMKKL; translated from the coding sequence ATGTCCTCATTTCAAGTTCCACTGGCAAGATCGATGGGCCGTCTCGGTACGGAAACGGCGTTTGAGGTGCTGGTCAGGGCAAAAGCGTTGGAAGCGCAGGGCAGGGATGTGGTACATCTGGAGATCGGAGAACCTGATTTTAATACGCCAGCAAATATATCGGAAGCGGCAATCAAGGCTATTCACGACGGATGGACACATTACGGGCCTGCGGCAGGCTTGCCTGAATTACGTAAAGCGATCGCTGAATATATTTCCAAAACACGTAAAATTGACGTCGTTCCTGACGAGGTGGTAGTCACGCCCGGCGGTAAACCGATCATTTTCTTTCCTATTCTGGCATTAATCGAAGAAGGGGATGAGGTGATTTATCCCAACCCGGGATTTCCGATTTATGAATCGATGATCAAATTTGTTGGCGGCAAAGCCGTACCGCTACGCATCAGCGAGGAGAAGAATTTTACGATCGACGTAAACGAGTTGAAGTCGAAGATCAATTCAAAGACCAAGCTTATTATTATCAATTCTCCCGCCAATCCTACGGGCGGCGTCTTTACGCAACAAGACATTCAAGACATTGCGGATATCGTGAAAAATTACAACTGTTACGTTATGTCGGACGAAATATACAGCCGCATCATGTACGGATCGGAGCATTTCAGTATATCGAGTCTGCCCGGCATGAAGGAACGTACGATCATTCTCGACGGGTTTTCAAAAACGTATGCCATGACCGGCTGGCGCGCAGGGTACGGCGTGATGAATAAAGACCTTGCAGCCATGGTGGCGAAGCTTATGACCAATAGTAATTCGTGTACCAATAGTTTCGTTCAGCGGGCATGCGTAGAAGCTTTGCAAGGATCGCAAAGCGAAGTGGATAAAATGGTGGCGGAATTTCAGAAGCGCCGCGATTTTATCGTTGACGGACTCAACAAGATCAAAGGCTTTTCGTGTAAAAAACCGCTGGGTGCTTTCTATGTATTTCCGAATATTACAAAGACGGGAATGGAGTCGAAGAAATTAGCGGATTATCTTTTGAATGAAGCCGGCGTTGCGGCGTTATCCGGAACGGCTTTTGGCGAATACGGGCAAGGTTATTTACGATTATCATACGCCAATTCGATTGAGAACATCGCGAAGGCACTTGAGAAGATCGATCAGGCGATGAAAAAGTTGTAA